The window GATGCCGTACTCGAAGAGGCAGGCGTTGATGAAGTTGTAGAGCGGCTGGCCGAGGTGCGCGGGCGCCCACTTCTGCTGCTCGTCGACGCGCATGATGCCGTAACCGAGGTCGTTGTCCCGGCCGACCACGTTGGTGTACTTGTGGTGCAGCTCGTTGTGCGAGTGCTTCCACTGCTCGGCGGGCGCCGCGAAGTCCCACTCCCAGGTGGTCGAGTGGATCTTAGGGTCGCGCATGAAGTCGTACTGACCGTGCAGGATGTTGTGGCCGATCTCCATGTTCTCCAGGATCTTGGCGATGGAGAGTCCGATCGTGCCGAGGATCCAGGCCGGCGGCAGCACCGAGAAGAGCAGCACGGCCCGGCTGCCGACCTCGAGGCGTCGCTGGACGGCGATCATCCGGCGGATGTACTTCGCGTCCTTCTCGCCACGGACGGCGAGCACCTCGTCCCGGATGGCGTCGAGTTCGCGGCCGATCTGCTCGATGTCCTCGGGGGACAGGTGGGCGATCGGGTTGACTTCCTTGCGCTGCAGCGTCGTCACGGAACTTCCTCGTTCTTTCGTGGGAGCCGGCCCGCCGGGGGAGCGGCTCTCGGGTGGGGCTCCGAGGGTTGCGGCCTCGGAGAGAGTGCGGTCAGCGGGTCAGGCGTCGAGCCGGCACGGGCCGGCCGCGGCCGAGATGCAGGTCTGGATCAGGGGCTTGTCGCCGTCCACCTCGGACGCGGTGGTGATGGTGCCGTCCCGCAGGTCACGGACGATGCCCTCGCGCATCGGGAGCACGCACTTGTAGCAGATGCCCATCCGGCAGCCGGATTTCATCAGCTGTCCGGCGGCCTCACCGGCGTCGAGGATCGAGGTGCCGCCGGCGGACTCCACGACCAGGCCGGATTTCTCGAAGGTGACCGTGCCGCCGTCCCCGGCGACCAGCACGACGGTCCGGAACCGCTCGACGTGCAGCCGCTCGGTGGCGCCCGCGTCGGCCCAGTGCTCCTGGAGGTCGTCGAGGAGGTCGCCGGGGCCGCACGCCCAGGTCTCCCGCTCGAACAGGTCGGGCACCAGGTCGGCGAGCCCGGCCGGCTTGAGCCGCCCGTCCGTGCCGGTGTGCCGCTCGATCAGCCGGATCCGGCCCTGTGCGGCGAGTTCCCGCAGCTCGGCACCGAAGACGACGGCCTCGGCGGTCCGCGCCGAGTGGACCACGACGACGTCGCTGAGCTCGTGCAGGGCGCTGCGCAGCATCCCCATCACCGGGGTGATGCCGCTTCCGGCGGTCACGAAGAGCGTCTTCGCGGGCCGCTTCTCGGGCAGCTGGAAGTCACCGTCCGGCAGGTCCAGGTGGACCAGCATGCCCTTACGGGCGTTGTTCAGGAGGTACGAGCTGACGACACCGTTCTCGACAGCGTTGACCGTGATCGTGAACCGGCCGTCGGCGCGACCGGTCGCGCTGCTCACCGAATAGGCGCGCCACAGGCGTACCCCATCGACGTCCACGCCGACCCGAACATACTGTCCCGGCTTGTGGGGCTGCCAGCCGCGCCCCGGCCGCAGCACCAGGGTGACCGCCTTGGCGGTCTCGGAGCGCACCGCGTCGACCCGGGCACGCAGAACGGTCGGGTTGCGCAAGGGCGCGATCACGTCGAGGTAGTCGGCCGGCACCACCGGGGTGGTGATCAGCTCGACTACGCGCCACGCGCCGTCGCGCAACTTCTGGGTAACAGCCACCTGACCAAGCCTGCTGCCTGCGATATGC of the Actinoplanes sichuanensis genome contains:
- a CDS encoding ferredoxin reductase, with the protein product MAVTQKLRDGAWRVVELITTPVVPADYLDVIAPLRNPTVLRARVDAVRSETAKAVTLVLRPGRGWQPHKPGQYVRVGVDVDGVRLWRAYSVSSATGRADGRFTITVNAVENGVVSSYLLNNARKGMLVHLDLPDGDFQLPEKRPAKTLFVTAGSGITPVMGMLRSALHELSDVVVVHSARTAEAVVFGAELRELAAQGRIRLIERHTGTDGRLKPAGLADLVPDLFERETWACGPGDLLDDLQEHWADAGATERLHVERFRTVVLVAGDGGTVTFEKSGLVVESAGGTSILDAGEAAGQLMKSGCRMGICYKCVLPMREGIVRDLRDGTITTASEVDGDKPLIQTCISAAAGPCRLDA